Proteins from one Nitrososphaera sp. genomic window:
- a CDS encoding mechanosensitive ion channel family protein, protein MEHPDDISADKGNSHKHHSRADSHHDRRTRHKALAEAAKKLIILGIALGAFLAASGRIVAFFTIDPQYARYIQIAAIIVVGYFAVSVLSTAAFKIASRQSEQTAKTVRSLNRILGAIIIIAIVISYLSQDPVVAISLSTVTGIVVGFAAQNLIGNLIAGMYLVIARPFRVGDRVNAFNQWGILSSVDLLYCKIIMDNGDVMLAPNTGMVTTNVIVHRDSVPS, encoded by the coding sequence TTGGAGCACCCTGACGATATCAGCGCAGACAAGGGAAACTCGCATAAACATCACTCGAGGGCGGACAGTCATCACGACAGGCGGACGCGACACAAGGCCTTGGCAGAAGCGGCGAAGAAGCTGATCATTCTGGGCATCGCCCTCGGCGCATTCCTTGCTGCAAGCGGGCGCATTGTGGCCTTCTTTACAATAGACCCGCAATACGCGAGGTACATACAGATTGCGGCTATAATCGTCGTTGGATATTTTGCGGTAAGCGTGCTCAGCACCGCCGCCTTCAAGATAGCTTCACGCCAGTCAGAGCAGACTGCAAAGACCGTAAGGAGCCTCAACAGGATTCTTGGCGCTATCATAATTATCGCCATAGTCATCTCGTATCTCAGCCAGGATCCCGTTGTCGCCATTTCGCTGAGTACAGTAACGGGAATCGTGGTCGGCTTTGCAGCGCAGAATCTAATCGGAAACCTGATTGCTGGGATGTACCTGGTAATTGCCAGGCCGTTTCGGGTCGGAGACCGGGTGAATGCTTTCAACCAGTGGGGTATTCTGAGCAGCGTCGACCTCCTGTATTGCAAAATTATCATGGACAATGGCGACGTCATGCTGGCGCCAAACACAGGCATGGTTACAACAAACGTAATTGTCCACAGGGATTCAGTCCCGAGCTGA
- a CDS encoding VIT1/CCC1 transporter family protein yields MTSPAKESTGKQDSATGSAQGDVSYHVEPHIKESNYIRDLVFGFGDGVNTSLGITAGVGGADVSASIVILAALVGMFTGAKAMAVQNYLAVKSQREILQAEIKREEQEIETIPDKERAEIEEIYRAKGFEGKELEMVVNRITSDKKVWLKTMLTEELGLNLDILGNPIRGALVMFGAFLLGGILPIIPYFILGSGFVSLGIAISLSLSSSFVIGALKARIARKNWVIGGIEMAGLGTGIALVGYGIGSELAASGVVSQQLLKQGSG; encoded by the coding sequence ATGACATCGCCAGCAAAAGAAAGCACGGGGAAGCAAGACAGTGCAACAGGTTCAGCGCAGGGAGATGTTAGTTACCATGTTGAACCTCACATCAAGGAGAGTAACTACATCAGAGACCTTGTGTTTGGATTTGGAGACGGTGTCAATACTTCTCTGGGAATAACCGCTGGCGTCGGCGGAGCTGATGTGTCTGCAAGCATTGTAATACTCGCCGCCCTTGTCGGCATGTTTACCGGCGCCAAGGCAATGGCTGTCCAGAATTACCTTGCCGTAAAGTCTCAGAGAGAGATTCTGCAGGCAGAGATAAAGCGCGAGGAACAGGAAATCGAGACTATTCCGGACAAAGAGCGTGCCGAGATCGAGGAGATTTACAGGGCAAAGGGTTTTGAGGGAAAAGAACTCGAGATGGTCGTAAACAGAATTACTTCGGACAAAAAAGTCTGGCTCAAGACCATGCTCACTGAGGAGCTTGGCCTGAACCTTGACATCCTCGGCAATCCTATCAGAGGCGCTTTGGTAATGTTCGGCGCGTTCCTCCTCGGAGGCATCTTGCCGATTATCCCGTACTTTATCCTTGGAAGCGGGTTTGTGTCACTTGGAATCGCCATTTCCCTGAGCCTCTCATCCTCGTTTGTAATAGGCGCACTCAAGGCCAGGATAGCAAGAAAGAACTGGGTCATCGGGGGCATCGAGATGGCAGGCCTGGGTACAGGAATTGCCTTGGTCGGATATGGTATCGGTTCGGAACTCGCGGCTTCTGGAGTCGTCAGCCAGCAGCTCTTGAAACAAGGGTCCGGCTAA
- a CDS encoding heavy metal translocating P-type ATPase, with the protein MAKDPVCGMFVEEKPDTIRHSVGGQEYFFCATQCLHEFTAPERELRSLKLRVAASISLAIPIILLSYFTLLPQAINNYVLLALTIPVQFWAGLRFYRGTWDALKARSSNMDTLIAVGTSVAFFYSAAATIAPAIFTSDHVYFETSAIIITLILVGRLIETRTKERASYAVRKLLEMQPTMARVEREGQGHELPVEEVAENDVCLVRPGERIPTDGVVVSGHSWVDESAMTGESAPVEKLAGSEVMGSTINKFGLLRIRATKIGQDTVLSQIIDLVQQARVGRAPMQRMADEIAKYFVPAIASIATVAALAWYFIGGIGLAHSLLVFVSVIVIACPCALGIATPAALMIGAAKGAENGILFKGGEYLEIARKVKVAAFDKTGTLTRGRPQVTDVVPFQPYSSQQLLRLAAAVESASEHQLGRAIVREAANTGAGAEKPESFEALPGRGLTATLAGSKVIIGNRSAISAAGTAVPGEIEQQMQRLEAEGKTVTIVSVDGRLAGIIALSDLPAEHAREALADLNRQGIEIVMLTGDNERTAMAVASKLGIQKVFAGLLPAQKEQIIADLKSDGKAVAMIGDGVNDAPALARADLGIAVGSGTDVAKETGGIILLKSDLRDVVTAFELSGKTVSKIRQNLFWAFAYNVGLVPIAAGALVPFAGAGVYEWLPYLAAGAMALSSVTVVANSLLLGRYKPKRYLHFSDDVKPLSPAKAGDMAPEANSPIG; encoded by the coding sequence ATGGCAAAAGATCCTGTCTGCGGAATGTTTGTTGAAGAAAAGCCGGATACCATACGGCACTCCGTAGGCGGACAGGAATACTTTTTCTGCGCCACCCAGTGCCTTCACGAGTTCACCGCGCCCGAGAGGGAACTCCGGAGCCTCAAGCTGCGCGTCGCCGCGAGCATTTCACTTGCCATTCCTATTATCCTGCTATCCTATTTCACGCTGCTGCCTCAGGCAATCAACAACTATGTGCTTCTAGCTCTGACAATCCCCGTCCAGTTCTGGGCTGGACTGAGGTTTTACAGGGGCACTTGGGACGCCCTGAAGGCGAGATCCTCAAACATGGATACGCTGATAGCCGTCGGCACTTCCGTTGCATTTTTCTACAGTGCCGCTGCAACAATCGCCCCGGCAATCTTTACTTCAGACCATGTTTACTTTGAAACTTCGGCCATTATCATAACCCTGATTCTCGTAGGGAGGCTGATAGAGACGAGAACAAAGGAACGTGCATCGTATGCGGTGAGAAAGCTACTAGAGATGCAGCCGACGATGGCCAGGGTAGAAAGAGAAGGCCAGGGGCATGAACTGCCGGTCGAGGAAGTCGCGGAAAATGACGTTTGCTTGGTCCGGCCGGGTGAAAGGATCCCGACTGACGGGGTCGTAGTAAGCGGCCATTCCTGGGTCGACGAGTCGGCAATGACCGGCGAGTCCGCTCCCGTAGAAAAGCTGGCAGGATCTGAGGTCATGGGCTCTACCATAAACAAGTTCGGCCTCTTGCGAATAAGGGCCACAAAGATTGGTCAGGACACCGTGCTGTCCCAGATTATCGATCTTGTCCAGCAGGCTAGGGTCGGCAGGGCTCCAATGCAGCGCATGGCAGACGAAATAGCCAAGTATTTCGTACCGGCGATTGCATCCATCGCAACTGTGGCCGCCCTTGCATGGTACTTTATCGGAGGGATCGGCCTGGCTCATTCCCTTCTGGTATTCGTGTCCGTGATAGTCATCGCCTGCCCATGCGCTCTTGGAATCGCAACTCCTGCCGCACTTATGATAGGAGCGGCCAAGGGCGCAGAAAACGGGATATTATTCAAGGGAGGCGAGTACCTTGAAATTGCAAGAAAGGTCAAAGTCGCGGCCTTTGATAAGACAGGCACTCTTACGAGGGGCCGACCGCAGGTGACCGATGTCGTCCCTTTCCAGCCCTATAGTTCGCAGCAGCTTCTCAGGCTTGCAGCAGCCGTCGAATCTGCCTCGGAGCACCAGCTCGGACGTGCCATTGTGAGGGAAGCGGCAAACACTGGAGCCGGCGCCGAAAAGCCTGAATCATTCGAGGCGCTGCCCGGCCGTGGACTGACTGCAACCCTGGCCGGCAGCAAAGTAATAATCGGAAACCGGAGCGCGATCAGCGCGGCAGGCACCGCAGTTCCGGGCGAAATTGAGCAACAGATGCAGCGGCTCGAGGCAGAGGGCAAGACCGTTACTATCGTATCCGTTGACGGAAGATTGGCAGGAATTATTGCTCTTTCCGACCTGCCCGCAGAACACGCCCGAGAGGCACTCGCTGACCTGAACCGGCAGGGGATAGAAATAGTGATGCTCACCGGCGATAACGAGAGGACAGCGATGGCTGTGGCGTCTAAGCTTGGCATTCAAAAGGTTTTTGCCGGCCTCTTGCCCGCGCAGAAGGAGCAGATCATTGCAGACCTAAAGTCCGACGGAAAGGCGGTCGCAATGATTGGCGACGGCGTCAACGACGCGCCCGCACTCGCGCGGGCCGACCTTGGGATCGCAGTGGGCTCTGGAACTGACGTCGCCAAAGAGACGGGAGGGATAATACTGCTCAAAAGCGATCTTCGCGATGTAGTTACGGCATTTGAGCTGAGCGGCAAGACAGTGTCGAAAATCAGGCAGAATCTCTTCTGGGCGTTTGCGTATAACGTAGGCCTGGTTCCTATTGCTGCCGGAGCGCTTGTACCTTTTGCCGGCGCCGGAGTTTACGAGTGGCTTCCCTACCTTGCGGCAGGTGCGATGGCGCTCAGCTCTGTAACGGTTGTTGCAAACTCGCTCTTGTTGGGCAGATACAAACCGAAGCGGTATCTTCATTTCTCGGACGACGTTAAACCGCTTTCCCCGGCAAAGGCTGGCGACATGGCGCCGGAAGCCAATTCGCCAATCGGGTAA
- a CDS encoding response regulator, whose protein sequence is MTSAHAVDAKLMVVDDEKDIVDLVAKHLKKNGFDAIGFTDPLAALEDYKAHASKYALVITDIRMPGMNGFELAATMQKINPSVKVIIMTAIEVLMHEARVHLPVIIYDDIIRKPAKLPQICSRVRQALQC, encoded by the coding sequence TTGACCTCAGCACACGCTGTAGATGCAAAGCTAATGGTCGTAGACGATGAGAAGGATATTGTAGATCTGGTAGCAAAACATCTTAAGAAAAACGGCTTTGATGCCATTGGCTTTACCGACCCACTTGCGGCGCTTGAAGATTACAAAGCCCATGCCAGCAAGTATGCACTCGTAATAACTGACATCCGTATGCCGGGCATGAATGGCTTTGAGCTTGCGGCTACTATGCAAAAGATAAACCCAAGTGTCAAGGTGATAATAATGACGGCTATCGAGGTATTAATGCATGAAGCCAGAGTCCATCTGCCCGTCATAATTTATGACGACATTATACGCAAGCCAGCAAAACTGCCACAGATTTGCAGTAGGGTGAGACAGGCTCTTCAATGCTGA
- a CDS encoding MarR family transcriptional regulator: MQTGQFYDSSTFVVRMTSKAIERAMDIELRRRCNMTIGQSRVLACLYVVRNGMSQAEIADKLGIEAPTLVPIIDKLEESGLVERKPDPMDRRTKFVFLRAPSKAVLTSIIECGRSIELISHRGINDSAIKTTLSVLKKMRENVVQHIGDERWSADASQKTDAIAKSGRRAAAANHAPGRHKIRAAR, translated from the coding sequence ATGCAGACAGGCCAATTCTACGACAGCAGCACGTTTGTCGTTCGCATGACATCCAAAGCCATCGAGCGAGCGATGGATATCGAACTGCGCCGGCGGTGCAACATGACTATCGGCCAGTCAAGAGTGCTTGCCTGCCTTTATGTTGTGAGAAACGGGATGAGCCAGGCCGAGATAGCTGACAAGCTCGGTATCGAGGCGCCGACCCTTGTGCCGATTATAGACAAACTTGAGGAGTCCGGCCTCGTCGAGCGCAAGCCCGATCCGATGGACAGGAGGACAAAGTTCGTCTTTCTCAGGGCGCCCTCAAAGGCAGTATTGACATCCATCATAGAGTGTGGCAGAAGCATCGAGTTAATTTCCCACAGGGGAATAAATGATAGCGCCATCAAGACCACGCTTAGTGTTTTGAAAAAGATGCGCGAAAACGTCGTCCAGCATATCGGCGACGAAAGGTGGTCAGCCGACGCCTCGCAAAAGACTGACGCCATAGCCAAGTCCGGCCGAAGGGCAGCAGCGGCGAATCATGCTCCCGGCAGGCATAAGATAAGGGCAGCGCGATAG
- a CDS encoding ABC transporter ATP-binding protein — MDKFDAVSPTANDAMPGNTFSSSGNDIALQAIHLTKIFNSAAGRVVALNDVNFSIRKGEFVSIVGPSGSGKSTLLNLIGALDRPTSGKVIINGVDIFSLDDQEIAAMRNKLIGFIFQSYNLINRTTVLRNVELPSMIAMTDRDERRKRALKLLSILGIEDKANYRPTNLSGGQQQRVAIARSLMNNPAMLLADEPTGNLDTKTGNEVFALMQMLTRKYRRTIVMVTHNPELAEATDRAIYIRDGRVEKEVTQ; from the coding sequence ATGGATAAGTTTGACGCCGTGAGCCCAACTGCAAATGATGCCATGCCTGGCAATACCTTTTCGTCGTCAGGAAATGACATCGCGCTCCAGGCCATACACCTTACCAAGATTTTCAATTCGGCGGCAGGGCGAGTTGTGGCTCTGAACGACGTGAACTTTTCAATCCGGAAAGGCGAATTCGTTTCGATTGTCGGGCCATCCGGTAGCGGCAAGTCGACCCTGCTGAACCTGATTGGGGCGCTGGATCGGCCGACTTCTGGAAAAGTCATAATCAATGGCGTTGACATTTTCTCGCTTGACGATCAGGAAATAGCTGCGATGAGAAACAAGCTCATTGGTTTTATCTTCCAATCATACAATCTCATAAACAGGACGACAGTTTTGAGAAACGTCGAGCTACCGTCAATGATTGCCATGACAGACCGCGACGAGCGCCGGAAGCGGGCTCTCAAACTACTTTCGATACTTGGCATTGAGGACAAGGCCAACTATCGCCCGACAAACCTCTCTGGAGGTCAGCAGCAAAGGGTAGCAATTGCGAGGTCGCTTATGAATAACCCTGCCATGCTCTTGGCAGACGAGCCAACAGGAAACCTCGACACAAAGACCGGTAACGAGGTGTTTGCGCTGATGCAGATGCTGACTCGCAAGTACCGCCGGACCATTGTCATGGTCACTCACAATCCTGAGCTCGCAGAAGCAACTGACCGGGCAATTTACATCCGCGATGGCAGAGTCGAAAAGGAGGTAACTCAGTAA
- a CDS encoding metal-dependent hydrolase, whose amino-acid sequence MDLPTHFAFGFAAGLVFTDNTQIAFLVALGSLIPDLDREYWFIPRRIFSDDQLHRAAFHNVFMMALIYVVSPYLSLGIFLHILADSFTTVKDRGVEWFFPASRLAKRGRFNCTGEEQPIEKGRRVYYYQEDPPGLVKKADPDLQDQHECNPLPWRRVYGFGVNGQILDRIFLAVSVGTVIIWYFAPGNLPHFFHYVQSPPLNYLGVSVGIAAVLCLFFSGEIARHAFKPSTQRRFRRAKYPFFAIGIVLLVVSVMLSAQAILANVSRLFSNPIPVILFAVMVPASVIMVVKLKTRHGRTGMI is encoded by the coding sequence GTGGATCTGCCAACGCACTTTGCATTCGGCTTTGCCGCCGGCCTCGTGTTTACCGACAACACACAGATTGCCTTCCTGGTGGCGCTTGGCTCGCTCATTCCGGATCTCGACAGGGAGTACTGGTTCATACCCCGGCGGATATTTTCCGACGACCAGCTCCACAGGGCTGCTTTTCATAACGTGTTCATGATGGCGTTAATTTACGTGGTCAGCCCCTATCTCTCGCTTGGAATTTTTTTGCACATTCTGGCCGACTCATTTACCACAGTCAAGGACAGGGGTGTAGAGTGGTTCTTCCCTGCGAGCAGGCTTGCGAAGCGCGGCAGGTTCAATTGCACGGGCGAGGAGCAGCCCATAGAAAAGGGCCGGCGAGTCTATTATTATCAGGAAGATCCGCCGGGGCTTGTGAAAAAAGCCGACCCCGACCTGCAGGACCAGCACGAATGCAATCCGCTACCGTGGAGGCGCGTTTACGGGTTTGGCGTCAACGGCCAGATTCTTGATAGGATATTTCTCGCAGTATCCGTGGGGACCGTGATTATCTGGTACTTTGCGCCGGGGAACCTGCCGCATTTCTTCCATTACGTCCAATCGCCGCCGCTAAATTATCTTGGGGTCAGCGTAGGGATCGCCGCCGTGCTCTGCCTGTTCTTTTCAGGCGAGATTGCAAGGCATGCTTTTAAGCCCAGCACGCAGAGAAGGTTCAGGCGGGCCAAGTACCCTTTCTTTGCTATCGGAATAGTCCTCCTAGTAGTCTCGGTAATGCTCAGCGCCCAAGCAATTCTGGCAAACGTTTCAAGGCTCTTCTCAAATCCAATTCCTGTTATCCTCTTTGCGGTGATGGTTCCCGCATCGGTGATTATGGTAGTAAAGCTGAAGACGAGACACGGCAGGACGGGGATGATATAA
- a CDS encoding FtsX-like permease family protein gives MKIGEIYLLAFEALKDRKIRSVLTILMVVVGSSLMVALNGLTAGFSTFIQKQFSSLATNVLTLSTSQRTFFGGGGFGGGGGGGGPRPAETQSTTVAPIVFNSAVISKLKSLPLVSDVIGVYQGGVTIESQGSSYSARVFSADFSQLLEVAPTAQMAQGTLPTLNDATAVYVGDSVANPSGQPSFISVGQTVQLTSTYSDPVTRKSSTETKSFVVRGVFAVTGNFNIDNAVVISPEAANALMHKSNKYDEILLVTNTADDVQTVQGEVTQIYGNHIGVTSNQALLQSRQAFSSGFSSFVQAIALVSLVVGAVGIITTLYTSVTERIREIGTIKAIGAFNRDILLLFLAEATIIGFAGASLGVAIGVVTGYVLTNVFKVSITGNAGLSQPAVFLAGDLLYVWTLSVTLSLLAGIYPAWKASRLDPIVALRRD, from the coding sequence ATGAAAATCGGCGAAATCTATCTCCTGGCGTTTGAGGCACTGAAGGACCGGAAAATCAGGTCAGTACTTACGATATTGATGGTCGTAGTCGGAAGCTCGCTCATGGTCGCACTAAACGGCCTGACCGCCGGCTTCTCCACGTTCATCCAGAAGCAGTTCAGCAGCCTAGCGACCAACGTGCTCACGCTATCAACATCCCAGCGCACCTTCTTTGGCGGCGGGGGCTTTGGAGGCGGCGGGGGTGGAGGAGGTCCTCGGCCCGCAGAGACCCAGTCGACTACCGTCGCGCCCATAGTGTTCAACTCTGCAGTAATTTCAAAGTTGAAATCGCTGCCGCTGGTGAGCGATGTCATCGGGGTTTACCAAGGAGGCGTCACGATTGAATCGCAGGGCTCATCATACTCGGCCAGGGTGTTCTCTGCGGATTTCTCGCAATTACTTGAAGTCGCGCCTACCGCGCAAATGGCGCAGGGTACGCTCCCGACGCTAAACGACGCGACCGCGGTTTATGTCGGCGATTCTGTGGCAAACCCGTCCGGCCAACCCTCGTTTATTTCAGTAGGTCAGACCGTACAGCTTACAAGCACCTATTCCGACCCAGTTACGCGCAAGTCAAGCACAGAAACCAAGTCATTCGTTGTACGTGGGGTCTTTGCTGTAACCGGCAACTTTAACATTGACAATGCAGTGGTCATTTCTCCCGAGGCTGCAAATGCACTCATGCACAAGAGTAACAAGTATGACGAAATCCTGCTCGTGACAAACACTGCAGACGACGTCCAGACCGTGCAGGGCGAGGTGACCCAAATCTACGGAAACCACATCGGAGTAACGTCAAACCAGGCACTGCTTCAATCAAGGCAGGCCTTTTCCTCGGGCTTCAGCTCATTTGTCCAGGCCATCGCCCTTGTATCGCTGGTTGTAGGCGCGGTCGGAATCATTACCACGCTTTACACGTCGGTGACTGAGCGCATCAGGGAAATTGGCACAATAAAGGCAATCGGTGCGTTCAACAGAGACATACTCCTATTGTTTCTGGCAGAGGCGACGATCATCGGTTTTGCAGGAGCTTCGCTTGGTGTAGCGATAGGAGTGGTAACAGGCTATGTCTTGACGAATGTCTTCAAAGTCAGCATTACCGGAAATGCAGGCCTGTCGCAGCCGGCCGTTTTCCTGGCGGGAGACCTGCTGTATGTCTGGACTCTGTCTGTGACGCTGAGCTTGCTCGCAGGGATTTATCCTGCATGGAAGGCTTCAAGGCTCGATCCAATCGTTGCACTGCGAAGGGATTAA
- a CDS encoding heavy-metal-associated domain-containing protein, translating into MKARFKVAGLYCTSCKGVIEKSLKDNVAVREIYIDLVTDSVIVDYDETVTNPEQLKSELEKSGYHFTRLANWLPAPCRQPLPGKAV; encoded by the coding sequence TTGAAGGCGCGGTTCAAAGTGGCCGGGCTCTATTGCACGTCCTGCAAGGGCGTCATTGAAAAGTCTCTCAAGGACAACGTTGCTGTCAGGGAAATTTACATCGATCTTGTCACCGATTCTGTTATCGTTGATTACGATGAAACGGTCACGAACCCGGAGCAGCTCAAATCGGAGCTTGAAAAGTCAGGCTATCACTTTACCCGATTGGCGAATTGGCTTCCGGCGCCATGTCGCCAGCCTTTGCCGGGGAAAGCGGTTTAA
- a CDS encoding response regulator produces the protein MSYTEPGNPRLLLVEDERDIKYLLERSLTNSGFHVEAFLDPSEALANYEPKSYDGIILDIRMPKISGFELARKIWDIDPSARICFLTAYEHYREDAKWAVPGDKSLCFMVKPKSPSEVVEHLKSHGITPDSKSKDAKSHC, from the coding sequence TTGTCATATACCGAACCGGGCAACCCAAGACTGTTGCTTGTAGAAGACGAGCGGGACATCAAGTATCTGCTAGAAAGGTCACTGACCAATTCAGGATTTCATGTTGAAGCATTTCTTGACCCATCAGAAGCCCTTGCAAACTATGAGCCCAAGAGTTACGATGGCATTATCCTTGACATAAGGATGCCAAAGATTTCCGGCTTTGAGCTTGCTCGCAAGATATGGGACATAGACCCTAGCGCTAGAATTTGCTTTCTGACAGCATATGAGCATTACAGAGAAGACGCAAAATGGGCAGTACCGGGCGATAAATCGTTATGCTTTATGGTAAAGCCAAAGTCACCATCAGAAGTAGTCGAGCACCTAAAAAGCCACGGCATTACACCGGATAGTAAATCAAAAGACGCAAAGAGTCATTGCTAG
- a CDS encoding KTSC domain-containing protein, translating into MYRQRIRSGKLKSVGYDFGRKILEVELHRGDIYQFFEVPQSMYYTLMAAESKNTYFDFFIYRKFPMRRL; encoded by the coding sequence TTGTATCGACAAAGAATCAGATCAGGCAAGCTAAAGTCGGTCGGCTACGACTTTGGCCGCAAGATTCTGGAAGTGGAGCTGCATAGGGGCGACATCTACCAGTTCTTTGAAGTACCTCAAAGCATGTACTATACGCTGATGGCGGCAGAATCAAAGAACACCTATTTCGACTTTTTCATTTACAGAAAATTCCCGATGAGAAGGCTCTAG
- a CDS encoding Lrp/AsnC family transcriptional regulator — translation MPKADKEHVVSEKKWSFITQIDPKKRQLGIDKLGLEILSLMVRPHHNNASIAREIRKPLSTVQRRTRKLIQDGFVKPGNEPNFYALGFRKALIIVSLDIADPAAICNKLVEIDGVLEASAYLGAVEVLATAIFVDTRRMMDIITQIRRIDGVKNTEWAERVYSVPGP, via the coding sequence ATGCCAAAGGCTGACAAGGAGCATGTGGTAAGCGAAAAGAAATGGTCATTTATTACTCAAATCGACCCGAAGAAGCGGCAATTAGGAATCGACAAGCTCGGCCTTGAGATTTTATCATTGATGGTACGGCCGCACCATAACAATGCTTCAATTGCACGGGAGATTCGCAAGCCGCTTAGCACTGTTCAGAGAAGAACAAGAAAATTAATCCAAGATGGCTTTGTCAAGCCAGGCAACGAGCCGAACTTTTACGCACTTGGATTCAGGAAGGCTCTGATAATAGTATCGCTAGATATCGCTGATCCTGCAGCTATTTGCAACAAACTCGTGGAAATAGACGGAGTACTGGAGGCAAGTGCATATCTCGGTGCGGTAGAGGTTCTGGCAACTGCTATTTTCGTCGATACGAGACGCATGATGGACATAATTACTCAGATTAGAAGAATTGATGGTGTAAAGAACACAGAATGGGCAGAGCGAGTATACTCGGTACCCGGACCGTAA
- a CDS encoding alcohol dehydrogenase catalytic domain-containing protein, which yields MSRLGALKSRAAVFYGPGDIAVEQRDFPEFHDPSARGARLRIRCCSVCGYDARVLKSGHRKVNPPVVLGHEICGETIHDVDSITSGTRVAVYPVAPCLHCSYCKMERYNLCSNLKEIGSSIDGGFSEFLAIPKEIISIGGLVPTPDSMTDSEASLVEPLACCVNSVSNVAAMRTRGRIDTVAIIGDGPMGMMHAMLTRRMLGAKTVVVLGRIPNRIAFGRSLGIQTHSVVDSPISDILQPCGDEGYDVVFVAASDPSALELARKIAAKGACISIFAGISGASAAIDPHFVHYSEVTVTGTFSSTPAHFRTAVELASRKDVDLSKLVTHTFPLESISEAFKATSDYRGMRISVRP from the coding sequence ATGTCACGCTTAGGAGCTCTAAAGTCGCGAGCCGCGGTCTTTTACGGACCGGGAGACATTGCAGTCGAGCAGCGCGATTTTCCGGAATTCCATGACCCCTCTGCTCGGGGTGCTCGGCTCAGGATCAGGTGTTGTTCTGTATGCGGATACGACGCTCGAGTGCTCAAGAGCGGGCATAGAAAGGTAAACCCGCCTGTCGTTCTGGGTCATGAAATTTGCGGTGAGACAATTCACGATGTCGATTCCATAACGTCAGGCACACGAGTGGCGGTCTACCCGGTCGCCCCCTGTCTCCATTGTTCCTACTGCAAAATGGAAAGGTACAACCTGTGTTCGAATTTGAAGGAGATTGGTTCTTCAATCGACGGCGGATTTTCCGAATTTCTCGCAATCCCAAAAGAGATTATTAGTATTGGAGGGCTTGTCCCTACGCCGGACAGCATGACGGATTCAGAGGCCTCACTTGTTGAGCCTTTGGCCTGCTGCGTAAATAGTGTTTCAAATGTCGCTGCAATGAGGACCCGGGGCAGGATCGATACGGTGGCCATTATTGGCGACGGCCCGATGGGCATGATGCATGCCATGCTGACCCGCCGGATGCTTGGCGCCAAGACCGTGGTGGTTTTAGGCAGAATTCCAAACAGAATCGCGTTTGGACGGTCACTTGGGATCCAAACGCATTCGGTAGTGGATAGCCCGATTTCTGACATTTTGCAGCCCTGCGGCGATGAGGGCTATGACGTAGTATTTGTTGCTGCAAGTGACCCGTCGGCGCTGGAGCTTGCAAGGAAAATAGCCGCAAAGGGTGCGTGTATTAGTATTTTCGCGGGCATTAGCGGCGCTTCCGCTGCCATTGACCCGCATTTCGTCCACTACAGCGAGGTAACAGTCACCGGTACGTTTAGCAGCACTCCGGCGCATTTCCGAACTGCTGTAGAACTGGCATCAAGAAAAGACGTTGACCTGTCAAAACTTGTAACGCACACATTTCCTCTTGAATCCATAAGCGAGGCCTTCAAAGCGACGTCCGACTACCGAGGAATGAGAATATCTGTAAGGCCATGA